The genomic stretch AAAGAGTGGATCGCAAGCTTGCGGGACTGGATGAATTGACCGGCATGTCCCGCGACGATTCGCAGTTATGAACCTTGGGAACGCCATCCTGATTGGTTTCAAGGAAATCTGGGCGCATAAATTTCGTTCCCTGCTCACCATGCTCGGCATCATCCTCGGCGTGTCGAGCCTTGTGGCGATGTCGGCGCTGGTCAAGGGCATGGAAGTGGGCGCGAAGGAGGCGTTGATCGCCATCGGCGGCCTGCAGAAGGTCCGCATCGAGCCGCAGGACGTGCCGATCCAGCAGTGGCAGCGGAAAGATCAGGCCGTCGGCGTGACGATCAACGATGTTTACGCGCTCGAGGCAAGCGCGCCGCTGGTCACAAAAATCTCCCCCGAAATGCGGCTCTATGGCGCGACCGCGACCAAAAGCGGCAAATCATTTCGCCCGTGGAACTGCACCGGCGTCTGGCCCATCGCGCTCGAAATGTACGAGCACGTGATCCAATACGGACGCATGTTCAACGAGATTGACGACGAAATGGCGCGCAACGTTTGTGTGATCGGCACGGGCGTCCGCGACGAGCTTTTCGGCAGCCCGGAGGACGTCGGCGAGGAAATCAATCCCGTCGGCGAGACCATCAACATCAACGGCCAGCCCTTCACGATCATCGGCATGTTCGAACATTACGAGAGCGAACAGGAGCGCAAGGAACGCGAACTGGCGAAGCTCCAGCCGAGGCAGGCCGCGACCGGCCCCAAGCGCAGCCGGGGCTGGAGCGGTCGCGGCGGGAGCTTTGCGTTTCGCCTGAAAAACAACACGCTTTACATGCCGCTCAACACGGTGTGGATGAAGTTCCGCGCGGCGGGCGTCGGTGTGGCGGGCAGTTTCGGAACCAACAAGTCGGCGGCCATCACGCCGGACACCGCGATCGTCCCGGACCCGAGGTTGTCCGTCCTGGAAGTGAAGATTGCGGACGTGGACCGCATGAACGTCGCGCTCCAGCAAATCCGAAATGTTCTGATGGCCACGCACAAGGGCATTGAGGATTTTTCGTTCCGCACCCAGGAGGAATGGGCGGAAAATATCAACACCTTCATCCATAATGCGCGCATGAGCGGCGGCATCATCGCGGGCATCAGCCTGCTGGTCGGCGGGATCGGCATCATGAACATCATGCTGGCCAGTATCTCGGAGCGTGTCCGTGAAATCGGAATCCGCAAGGCCGTCGGCGCCGCGACGGAAGATGTCTTCATCCAGATTCTCGTTGAAAGCATCGTCATCGCAATCTTCGGTGGATTGGTGGGTCTGGTTGCTTCATACGGACTGGTGCGGGTCATCGTCAGCTTTTCCTCCACCGAAAACGCCCCGATCATCACCGTCACGGCAATGTCAATCGCGTTCGCGTTCAGCGTGTGCGTCGGCATCACGGCCGGCCTGTTTCCTGCATTCAAGGCCGCGCGGCTGGATCCCATTCAGGCTCTGCGTTACGAGTGATGAACCTGCTCAACACCATCATCGTCGGCCTCAAGGAAATCTGGGCGCACAAGTTTCGTTCGCTGCTCACGATGCTGGGCATCATTCTTGGCGTCGCCAGCCTCGTCGGCATGTCCGCCATCGTGAAGGGCATGGAAAACGGGTTGAAGGAAACGATGATCGCGATGGGTGGCGCGGACAAGGTGCTGCTCGAGGACCAGGACGTGCCCGCTTATCAGGAGCATCTGGCGGAGGAAGCGCCGGGGCGGACGATGACGGATGTCATGGCGCTGCGCGAGAGTGCGCCGCTGGTCCGGCTGGTCTCGCCCGAAATGG from Candidatus Angelobacter sp. encodes the following:
- a CDS encoding ABC transporter permease, which produces MNLGNAILIGFKEIWAHKFRSLLTMLGIILGVSSLVAMSALVKGMEVGAKEALIAIGGLQKVRIEPQDVPIQQWQRKDQAVGVTINDVYALEASAPLVTKISPEMRLYGATATKSGKSFRPWNCTGVWPIALEMYEHVIQYGRMFNEIDDEMARNVCVIGTGVRDELFGSPEDVGEEINPVGETININGQPFTIIGMFEHYESEQERKERELAKLQPRQAATGPKRSRGWSGRGGSFAFRLKNNTLYMPLNTVWMKFRAAGVGVAGSFGTNKSAAITPDTAIVPDPRLSVLEVKIADVDRMNVALQQIRNVLMATHKGIEDFSFRTQEEWAENINTFIHNARMSGGIIAGISLLVGGIGIMNIMLASISERVREIGIRKAVGAATEDVFIQILVESIVIAIFGGLVGLVASYGLVRVIVSFSSTENAPIITVTAMSIAFAFSVCVGITAGLFPAFKAARLDPIQALRYE